In Streptomyces sp. NBC_00341, the DNA window ACGCAGTTGATGGATGACGGCCCGTGGGTCCGAGCGAAGGGCGCACCTGCACCACCCAAGCCACATTTCCTCGACACAGATTACATCGCAGCGCGGGCAGATAATGTCACAAGTCGTGCCCGGCTCAGAGTCCTCGAAGCGGCAGCCCAGAAGCGGTACTTCGCTATTCAGTGGGACAACCTCGCAGAGAAATGGAAAGCAGAGGCGGGTAATCTGAATAGGATTCACGACACAGGAACATACACTGGCTATCAATATCGATGCTTCGACATCAACAAAAGGACCTTGCCGTGACTCTAACGATCTCCCGCCATGACCTGCCCGCCGGGCATGAAGCCGAGCGTTTCGCCCAGCGCCTTGATGAGCATTTGACAAAGAGCATTGATCGCCTCGATGAAACCACCAAAGCGGTCAGCTCCACATTCGACTCCGCCGTAATGTCTTTGCACGCACGATGCGTTATTGATCCGCGAGCGGCCGCTGCCGAGACGTGGGAATCCACCGTCAACGCAATGCAAGTAGGATCAGCACTTTTCTCCACGACTGGAGCAAGTGAGGGGCTTATTGAATGTCGCATCAACCATAAGGTGCGGACCATTCAGGCAATCGGTCCGATGTCGACAGCCGATGCGGGTAATTGGCTAACAGCATTCTGGCTGGCCGTCATTTGCCGTGACCAGGAACGTATGACACAGCTCAGCGAGATCCCGCTCGAACACCTGCGTTCACCACAGGGGCAGTACGACGAATACATCTATCACTGGGTCGATACCCTGCAGACCTGGTGGCTCCGCCGACCTGACCTTGCCGACAAACTCATCGCCACGATCGAGGCCTCCGACCCCAAGGTGGCGAACATCGCACCTCTAGACCTTTTGCAGGGCCTTCTCTACCCCCCGATCAACCTCTTCTACCACTACGTCCGCAAGAATCAGGACAAATTCTCCCCAGCCTTGGCCGACGCGCTTAGACTTCACAGGACGTACTGGACCCTCACCGAAGACCGAACCGCAGATATCGACGGCAGCATCGCCCTCGGCCCCCTCGCCATCGCCTGCCTCGCTCACGACGCCGAATTCCCCCTCGATATCGAATCGGAATACCTCCCCCATCACCTTCTCCAGCGCACCTGGCTCAGCGAATTCCCCACCTAACCTGACCGCCACCGACGGATTCCCTCCCCAGATGGCGAACGTCAGCAAAGATATCTCTTGGATGTGTATCCTATTTGTTCGATGGCGCCATCATCTAGCCATTCCCTAACGGACAGGACGTAACACGATCATTGTTATCCAATCGTCGAAAATCCCACAGGTACACCGCAGCGGCCAGACCAGTATTCAGTTTATTATCCGAGTCAAGGATGAGGTTCTGACCAAACCGCCCAGCGGTACATTCACGTCGGAGGGAAGACTGTGATTGCCAGCACTCCTGTAGCGCGCTGGACATGGGGTCAAGAAAATCAATTCCAAGAAAAGATCTTCGCTTGCCTTCACAAACTACTGCTAGCCCGGACCGTCTTGGCGAGGCACCGCCTTACAATTGGCACCCCGAGCGTGTCTATTTCTGTACATGAGGCCGGAAAGCCAAACAGCTTTCTATTCCAGGGACTTCTTGAGCTGGGCTCCACATCACCCTCGCCGGACATGGCGCAACGGCTGGCCAATCAGGTCAATACCGCATTGCGCCCAGGGAAGATTGGAGCTGTGTATGCGGACACAAAGAGTTCCGGCCTGGTCATAAACGGCAGCTCCGGAACCCACGAAGAAAAGCTGTTCCTGATCGGATCCTCAGCGGTTCTCGACTACGTGGGCACCGATCTCGTGACGTTCTCCGATGCCTGGATGCCGTACGACCTCAAGGGCCGACCGCAGCCCGCGCTGCATGCAGCGAATGCGCCAAGGCTGTCCGCTGCCCTTCTGGATCTGTCTGAGGTGTTCCATTCAGAGGCAGACCCGGATGAACCAACGTACTTCGGCAAGCCGACCGAGACCGGCGTCGAGAATTACTACAATGACGAAGGCACGGCTGCCGATGTGTGGGGCAGCTTCGAAATCCAGTATCGGTACGACAAGTTCACACACGCACCCGGCTTCGGCCGCATCGGCTTCAAGCGTTCGGCGGACGGCGAGGTCGCATACGTGCCCGTGCTCGGCGAGCATGGGGTGCTGGGATATCTCTGGGCCTCTGACACAGAGAACGCAGCAAGCTTCGAGCCCAGAGACGTCGGGGACGAAGAGACCTACAGATCAGGCCTGCTGTGGCTTGATCGCCTGCGCTTGGCGCAGGACCGCGGCCTGTCCCCCTCCCAAGCCCTGACCGAGCTGGCCGGCACTCTGGAGAAACCCGGGATAAGCGTGCTGGACCTGGCATATCTGCGGGAACTGCGCGCCCTGCGCTCTGGACGGCACCGCACACCGCTGCGGAAGCGATGAATCGGGAAATGTTCGGCGGTGGCACGGAGCGGCACTTCCCTGTTCCAACCCATGAGCACCCCTACTATCCTGTTGAAGCACCGGGTGGCCGGAAAGTGGATGTCCCGGTGGATCTCCCGGACGGCAGGACCTTGGCCGTGGAAATCAAGCACTACCTGGAATTTCGAACAATCAAGCTCGCAGATGGAACAAGCCAGGTAGTGAAGGGAGAGGTTCCACTCAGCGAGGGAATAACGGAGCAGATCAATAAGGATCTGACCTTGAGGCGACTGGATCCCAAATACGATCCTCGCTGGATTTTCACACACGCCCCTCCCTCAGCAGCCCTGAGGAGTTACCTGACACAAGCTCGCATTATATTCGTAGAATATGGACCAAGTCCAAAATAGTAAATCCTAACCCCAAAAAGGCATAGGTGTGACGGAAAAGAATACCCAGAGCCCGAATATTGAACAATGGGAGAGAGAGGGACACCGAACAATCATCGACATCGCCGACATGCTCGGAGTCCCTTCGGGCCTTTACTCAGAAAATCCCCTGAACCTGATTCCAGCGCTACAGAACTACGCATCCCGACTCCCGCTCGGTGAATTCGAAGAATCGGATTGGGTGACCCTGCAGACCGACCTCATGTCGTACGTTGCAGACTTCTTGATCCAACGACACGGGGCCCACTGGACCGTCGCGGACGACCCGACAAATGTTCGCGGTTACCGATACGTGATCGAATCGATCGGCCTTGACGGGAAGACCCGCAGGATCGATCCGAACGACATCGTGCGGGAGGAATTCAGGAAACTTCCCATCGAAATCACCCGGATGCTTGCCAGCGCGGAGCTCACTCTGCGATTGACTCGCGAGGCGAGCGAATTGGAATAGGTCCTCCGGGACGACCGCCACGGGCCGGGTCGACGTGGCCATGACGACGAACCGTGCATCGAGGCCCGGGCAGACACGCTCCACACTCGCGAAGGCCGTAGTGGACGAATCTTCGCTGGGATGCGCGACCTCTTTGGGCCGAGTCGATCTCGGAAGTTCCGAAATGCGGGCATCCATCACTCCTTCCGCAGCGGAACCTCCCGCATCAGCCACGCCGCCAGGAAGATCACGGCCCCCAGCAGGGCGCTTCCGAGCAGCACCCCGTGCAGGCCTTCGGTGACCGCTGTCCGTACCGCGTTCCGGATCTCGTCCGGCATCCCGCGTACCGCCGCGGGTGTCCAGGCTGTGCCGCCTTCGGGGATGCCGCCCGTGTGGAGACGGCTCGTGTAGACGGCGCCGAGCACCGCGATGCCCAGTGAGCTGCCGATTGTGCGGACGAGTGTGGCCGTTCCCGTGGCGGCGCCCATGTCGCGTGGCGTGGCGCTGTTGATGGTGACGAGCAGCGTGCTCTGCATCAGCAGGCCCAAGCCGATGCCAAGCACGAGGGTCAGCGCGGAGGTCAGCGCCGTGGCGGTACCGGTGTCCGTCGTCAGCAGGACGAGCGCGCCCACGGCCGTCAGCGCGCCGCCGGCGATGGGGTACGGGCGGTAGCGGCCGCCGCCGGCGAGGAGCCGCCCGACCAGGAGCTGCGCGCCGAACATCCCCGCCATCAGGGGGAGCAGCAGCATGCCGCTGGCCGTCGCGGACGCGCCGCGTACGAACTGCATGTACTGCGGCAGGTAGGTGGACGCCCCCACCATGGCGGCGCCCGTCAGGAACGTGAGGATCTGGGCGAGCGCGAAGTTGCGGTCGGCGAACAGCCGGGGCGGGATGACCGGTTCGGCGGCTCGCCGCTCGACCCGGGCGAACCAGGCCAGGGCGAGGGCGCCGGTCGCTCCGAGGCCGATGATCTGCAGTGACGACCAGGCGTACTGCGTACCGCCCCAGCTGCCCACCAGGGTGAGGGCCAGGATGGCGGCGCAGAGCAGTCCGGCCCCCGCGTAGTCGATCCGCGCCCTGATCCGCTCGGTGCGCAGGCTCAGGCGGAGGCCGATGACGAGCAGGGCGACCGCGCCGAGGGGGAGGTTGACGTAGAAGACCCAGCGCCAGTTCAGCTGGTCGGTGAGGAAGCCGCCGAGCAGCGGGCCACCGACCAGGGCGACGGGCATCATGGCCCCGATCATCGCCTGTGAGCGGCCGGCCTGGGAGGGCGGCATCATGACGCCGATGATGGAGATGGCGCCGACCATGAGGCCGCCCGCGCCGAGTCCCTGGACGGCGCGGAATGCGATGAGCTGGTTCATGTCCTGGGCGAGCCCGGAGAGCACCGAGCCTGCGAGGAACACCGTGATCGAGCAGATGAAGCTGCCTTTGCGCCCGTACAGGTCACCGAGTTTGCCCCAGATGGGGGTGGAGACGGAGGCGGTGAGCAGATAAGCCGTCACCACCCAGGACAGGTGGTCGAGACCGCCCAGGTCACCGACGATCGTGGGCAGGGCGGTGCCCACGATCGTGCCGTCGAGCAGACCGAGCATCAGCCCGAGGAGGAGTCCGAACAGGACCGGCTTCGACAGGCCGCTCCCGTCGCCTCCGGGTGGCCGGCCGGTGTCCGGCGTCCGTGCGGTGTTCGTGTCGTTCGTGTCGTTCGTGCGCTCGCTCATGAGTGACCCCCGGGCGATGTGAGGTGAGGTCAGGCCGCGTACGGGCTGACGGACCTGGCATCCCGCAGGGCGTGCCCCCACCAGGCGAGCTGGTCGAGCAGGGCCTTGGCCGCCGCGTCGACCGCAGAGTCGTCGACGGCACCGTC includes these proteins:
- a CDS encoding immunity 49 family protein, producing MTLTISRHDLPAGHEAERFAQRLDEHLTKSIDRLDETTKAVSSTFDSAVMSLHARCVIDPRAAAAETWESTVNAMQVGSALFSTTGASEGLIECRINHKVRTIQAIGPMSTADAGNWLTAFWLAVICRDQERMTQLSEIPLEHLRSPQGQYDEYIYHWVDTLQTWWLRRPDLADKLIATIEASDPKVANIAPLDLLQGLLYPPINLFYHYVRKNQDKFSPALADALRLHRTYWTLTEDRTADIDGSIALGPLAIACLAHDAEFPLDIESEYLPHHLLQRTWLSEFPT
- a CDS encoding MDR family MFS transporter; amino-acid sequence: MSERTNDTNDTNTARTPDTGRPPGGDGSGLSKPVLFGLLLGLMLGLLDGTIVGTALPTIVGDLGGLDHLSWVVTAYLLTASVSTPIWGKLGDLYGRKGSFICSITVFLAGSVLSGLAQDMNQLIAFRAVQGLGAGGLMVGAISIIGVMMPPSQAGRSQAMIGAMMPVALVGGPLLGGFLTDQLNWRWVFYVNLPLGAVALLVIGLRLSLRTERIRARIDYAGAGLLCAAILALTLVGSWGGTQYAWSSLQIIGLGATGALALAWFARVERRAAEPVIPPRLFADRNFALAQILTFLTGAAMVGASTYLPQYMQFVRGASATASGMLLLPLMAGMFGAQLLVGRLLAGGGRYRPYPIAGGALTAVGALVLLTTDTGTATALTSALTLVLGIGLGLLMQSTLLVTINSATPRDMGAATGTATLVRTIGSSLGIAVLGAVYTSRLHTGGIPEGGTAWTPAAVRGMPDEIRNAVRTAVTEGLHGVLLGSALLGAVIFLAAWLMREVPLRKE